The nucleotide sequence CcagtaaataaaaacaaatatttaaatcaGAACTGACTGAAAACAGAAGTTATACTTCAACAACCAAATTTGGCACCTTAGAATCAAACATACACCACGTTTATAATCGAACATACTTCACATCAGGTTTACAGCCACCAAGAACACAACTAAATATCAAAATATAACTATCTATCAGAGTATAACTAGCTCCAATGAGCTAGAACTCAATGCTTCTTCACTTCTTGGAGCCCACGACGAAACACGAATGAAGTACAGCATCTGCAAGTTATCAAACAATATGGTAAGGAGCAAAATAAAGGCAAATCTAAAAGCACATTAACTTGTAGGCAGTCTGTGTGCATAAATAAAGTAAAACAAGCAAAATGAGGCATAGAAATCAGTGGATACAAGTAGTTACTATCAGCAGCAAGTAAATACTACTCCATTCACATCAGGTTTACAATCCTATAAATGCGACATTTTTATCATGTAAGCATAGAAGGACAAATTAAATATCATTTAGATGTTTGAAACAAAGAACCAGAATTTAACCATTCGAACAGCAAAAAAATTGTTCCAGTAGATCATATCCGGTTTAAATTAACTCCTTTGACACCAATATTATACAACATCAAACAAGTATACATACTGATCAGGTTTAATTAGCACATAGAAGCCAAATACCAGTAACTAATGTTTAGTACACAAAGACATGATTCTGCTAAGTAGACAAGAAAATGGCTATCAGTGTATAAATAGCACATGATTTGTATACATAACTCCTGTGTTCAAGAACTTGATTAGAAAGCACTACCCTAAAGAAAGTAGGAAGCAAACATTTTACTTCTAAAGAAGGAAACCCAGATCAGCACCTTCACCATGACCGCAAGCTTGACCTGGGTATGCATACTTTAAAACAAAGGGCATTTGATTAGGCGAAGGAAAAAAAAGTTTAATTCAGCTAATGTATATTCTGTAGTACATAATTCAACATCATGCAAATGCACTATAGACACTGAAAGAAGAAAACACATACCCACATTGTTATATATAGTTCTGCTAGGGAATTTTAGAAACATAATCAAATGCAAATAGGAAGAACACCAAGATTGGTTTCTGTACAAAAATAAACTACAGCTAAAGGAAGGGTAACCGATGAAGAAAAAATCCTGATATACAAAGGTAAGCTCATTGTGCATTTTCTTTTTCAATGTGATACACAATAAGCATAAGTAACCACCAAAATCTCTCAATACCGATCATTAACTAGAGACCTCCCGGGAGCCAAAGCCCTAACAGCCATGGCATCGAATAGAAGAGTTGGTGTGCAAAGAAAAAGCGAATACCTCTCAGGGGCCGTAGACGGCGGCGATGACCCTGGTGTTGCCCATCTCGAACAGCGCCGATCCGTCGGCCCTGGAGAAGATGTCGACCTTGCCCTTGAGCTGCCGCATCTGCAAGGCAAGGCAGCAAACAGGAAGAATCAGAGGCAGTCGAGCCGGCATGAAGAGGATGAGGCTGCTCTGCTGTGGACAAGAAGATTTTAGCTAGGTATGATTGTTAAAAGAAATCAAGAAGACAGTGTAACAGTAGCAAACAGTATTCAGAGCATCATTACCCAGCCATACTCTCCGCGGACCCTTTCCACTCCATACTCCATGCCTACATACACTCCAGCAACAGCACCTGCAGATTAACAGAAGAAGCATCCGAATGTGTCAGCGAACATAAGAAGAAACGGATGAGTGTTTGACGCCAATGCATTTATATCAGCTAAATAAAACAACAGAGTAATACGCTTCTACTTGGTTACCCCAATATGCGCCAACAACAGAGTTGGCGGGGCGGGAACTGCAGCTGCAGCTGCAGGCTGAGGAGCGGGGGCTGCAGGAGCACCATTAGCCCGACGCGCTGCTCTGGCAAGCTTACGCCGGCGCTTGTCCTCCTTTTCAGCAATTGTCTTGGCGGACTTTGCAGCATGTTTCTTGGCCACCCTGGCAAGCCCGATGGCGTACCGCTCCTGCTTCCTCTCATCTAGCCTGCGCTTCTCAGCCTCCTTCTGGTCGCTGGTTGGGGGTGCAGGCTTTATGCGGCGCTCCACATTCGCCTTGTGGCTGGCCTTCTTGGCCTCACGCTTGGAGACAGGGTCCAGGCGCTCCATCTGGAGACTGATAGACAGTAATAAATCACACTGTTAAACCCTGGAAAATCCATGTACTCTGCAAAAGATATATTATACAGTATTTGACTAGCAAGTAGCAACCAGGCCTGTGTAACTTTTACTAATTCAAACATGTGTTAAAAATACTCAGTAATAGACAAATCTGCAAGCTAAGAGTTATCCAAATACTAGTAACTCACAGCAGGTAGAAAGAACATTTATATAGAGTAGCCCTAAACAAAACTAGGCAAACATCATGCTCAGAGTTATACAAAGAACTGACAAATAAGCACATTTTCAAGAAAAAAATAGATGGTACAGAGCACCATGTTCATAGTTGCCTGCACAAACTGCAAATGTGCTTCAACAAATAATTAAATGGTTTAGGGAATCAAAACTTCTTGCTGGTGTAGCGTCAGTAACAAATAATTCAAGACTTATGTATCGCAACAGAAAAGTCAAACAACAATAAAGAGGTGAAGTATGGAGATCAATGTGCAGCACAACACTCTAACATCAGGTAATGATAACACCCCAGTAATAGATTAATTTTATATGACCTGAGGGATTCAGCTAGAATGATAAAATGGTGAAATGCTATGGAACTTATAGATTGAAACCAAACATGAAAGCTCAATAGAACAATTAGGCTAGGACAGTACTCAACCAAACTCATCATGTGATCCTACTCAAGTTTTAGTTCCCTGTTAAAGTTAGGGAAACATACACCAACTCTACCAAAAAGCAACCGTAGATTATGTAATCTTGGCAAGTAATGATGACTCTGCTTCATATTCTATTTTGTTGGCAAGCAAATCAACAAGCTTAAAGTTCATCCACAACGGAAGGACATAACAAAAGCTTGAATCCAAGCTAACAGTAACTACTGTCACCTCACAAGTAACAAAAAAGGACAAACCTAACAGAGCCCACCACAATTTTCATGCATGAATTCCATCGAAACGGCCGCAACTTCTCACTAGTAGTGAAACAGACATACACAGTCGCTACTAGTGAAAACAGTTCTAAGGCATACACAATCGTTACATCTCGAGGCTGCAAGACAGTAATATGCGAGAATATGGCATACAAGCGAAACCACATCACACTATTTTTGGCAACAACAATGGGCCGTCTGATCCCACTAATGATTCCCAAATCCTAAAAATAGTTGTCACCCATGAACCAGCAAGTCAACGTAGCACCTAAGATTCAAGTATCTGGACTAGCAACACAATTTGCAAGAGCCAACTATATCAAGAGACATACTACCGAGTACTGACATACCACCAACTTGCTACGAAAGAAAGAATACATCTAAAAAGTTCTACCAAAAGAGAACCACCAAAATCTAGTTCTAGTCAGATTATGCAAGTACTGACATTTCACAAACGGTGTTGCTCTGGTGCTTGACGACTCTAGACAGCACGGGGGtgccatggtggtggtggtggtggcgtccTCTCCGGCGACCGGCGACCGGTGGTGGTGGCGGGCCGGGGTGGGAACACCGGGAGAACTCGACAGATCCGACCTGGAAACCCAAAAGAGCAAGTAAATTCAGCGCGTGAACCGAAGCAGAAGAGCCTCCCTGCGCGAAACCGCGAGGCGGGTTAGAATTaagcgaggaggggagggaggcgggGCTTGGCCGACCTGCTCGATGTGGCCCTGCGGGAAGTAGAAGACGAGGTCCCTGACGAGCGGGACGGTGACAAGCGGGCCGACGCAGGCGTGCCAGAGCTCGTCGTAGAGCGGATCCCCTGCTCGGAAAACCAGCACCGGCAAACATCAGCGACCAACGAGGAGGAGGATTGCGGCCGCGCTGGCCAGATTCGGAAGGCTGCGTACCTGCAGAGGGGCCTGCCGCGGCGCCATGGCGGCGGGCggcatctgctgctgctgctgctggccagcGGTGTGGCGGGAGGAACCCTAGCCGCTGCCATGGGGATGGAGCTCCAGGTCCAAGCCCTTGCGGATCtgggagccgccgccaccgcctaaCCTGCTCGCGCGCATGATCTCCATCTTGTCTTCCAGTGAGGTGAGGGGAGGTGAGGGGAggtgagggaggaggagaggggggagcGCCAGCGGCGAGGTCGGAGGGAGACGCGGCAGCCAAGATCTGGtgccggaggtggcggcggcaagggaggagTGTAGCGCTAGGGTTTgcgcgagagagaggagggctggGTGGGGTTCGCGCGAGAGAGAAGGGTTGGGTGGGGATTTGCTGCCGTCGGATGGGGTGGATCGATGGACCGATGGATGGACTGATGTTTGCCAGGTCATCGATCCAAGCCACTAGTGACTCCACCAATTAGAATTAAGCTTAGGTAGTTTTTTTGTTTCTCTTATGATTTTCACCCTCTAATTCATGGTAAACATTCAACATATTAACCACTTATAGTTTGCTAAAATAAACCAATAGTGTGCACATATGTGTATCTTGGGATaacaaacaatgttgatttggggagttttcactttcattgcacaaaagagccattttccatttttcgagtgccccaaatgaggtttttttgtgaataacctaccaaataattattgcaaaattggaccaaatcatttttctaaaatactaggccatatttaatgcacaattgaccaaattattgggtgtaaaaagttttgatccacctctggtgaaaaagacaaattttcgccattttagttggaagcaggtcaaatttgaactgcggctgcctcatagtttgctatttatcttttacaaaaatcatttctaggtacaaaagtatctatttaatcagagaaacaccaaaacaattccaagattcaaccactagctaggaacggtcattcccgttgttttgaccgcattttgaaacgggcataaaaatttcaaaaaaaatcaaaaaattgtaaaaccttcgcattgtgtcatcatatgtgaccaagttcccaggaaaaataataaacttgtaatacggcaattttttttaaaaagtgttctcaaaaacgagctatcatatgtgaagattcatggctttcaagtcaaatgatcaatcttatggccatattcattgcctagtttgttcaaatgatctcatattgtgcacaagggtgcatattggaatggcaaacaatgttgcctaagggatttttcattttctttgtacgaaaaatcaattttccatttttcgagtgcccaaaaggatgttttttgtgaaggacctcccaaataattgttgcaaaattagaccaaatcatttttctaaaatactaggacatatttaatgcacaattgacaaaatggttgggtgtaaaaagttttgatccacctctcgtgaaaaagacaaatttccgtcaattcagttggaagcgggtcaaatttgaattgcagctgcctcatagtttactattgattttttccaaaaatcatttctagttacacaagtacctatttaatcataaatacatggtttggtggcaatacgtcgaggtttggacggtggccgagggctccaactctagagcgcgtaaactcacatgcccgccgcgtggtcaccgcgtgaccgtggcgttgccatgtgttctgggaggcctaggcatgtctagtgggttggacactccccaggtaggtgctaggaataaaattacaacataagattctcacaaggagaccgatcaatgctcaaacatgaattagcagccaagtgtttgattagcggtacaggaaatgtacatggctaatgggcgtgtgttttggctgaggatgatcagttactaagaagaccgtcttcacaaatttttagctcaaaaggaggagcctaggtggtacttgctttgcaaactaccacactggacataaatacgaatgttgaagctcggctcaaaataatgaatggattgagctggcatttggtggagcatggttatttgggcataggaaagcactgtagaaaatggatactatttggacatgtcaaagtggtacttccttcacaaactattGTTGttaacagaataggaaaatgaatatttttgaactaggcaaggaagttttttacatatttgaccaagatatgacccaaagaatttatgagatttttttgggaattttgggaatgacagaaatataggttgcttcataacctagggcaaaaactgccacatggacatgacacataggcaaaactgatgacatggcgcctagtcatcgcaacccaccacaatttacaatgctatgaccatctatattggtcgttaacaactagaaataaggcagcggactagcgctgtttgctttatgaccattttgtgtaaggaaattacgacctttctgaccaaaatggtcgcaatggtttagggtttggagccccccgaacagcttttgaccaattggtctgaaatggtcatagatctatgaccatttcttccagggtcactgacagaaggtcactagttgacatatttcttgtagtgagtcctcatgttgacccaccacaacaagaaatgatgtgcccaccccaactagaaatgatgtgcccaacacaccacacacgcaatcggccattaagaaaataagcatatatgatagtacaatgttatacatgaaagttaattgcatattttctcctaaaatattagtcacgggaaacagaaacgaagggcatatctcccgttgtctccaccggacaccccctctttctacaccactttcacatacgcacacaaactatctctcggccctctaaaagtatgcatgcccatgacacattcatgcatgacggtcactgtatttcaagcgaaagcactatacggtcactggagttcatAATATGCTCGTtatggtcaccgtatacattctcgtggtgatcatatggtatcttgctcatgatacgtctccgtattttgttgatgacactggcggacattgtatttgatgtgtgctccgtatttttttgacgacacttacggtcattgtatttgaagcgaaagcacgatatggtcactggacttcagaataagctcatcacggtcaccacatacattttgtggtgctaaccaaccagTGGTTGGATGGTttggaggacagtggtttctcgagcccaccagggttaaagtcctagtgcttgcatttatcctgggttaatttcagtattttccggcgatgtgcattcagtgggaggagatgttccactcgactacgaggcacctatggtgacttcgtaaaatctcaagatcatatgctagccctcgaaggtgctcataggggtagggtctgtgtgtgcgcttatagcggtgagttcttgcgcgtatatatgagcacttgcgtctgtaccatgttaaaaaaatacatgttgtgattatacggtcactggctcacccgtacaactctgtattttattgatgacacaatcaattgaccaatcaaacgttccacgtggtgcaactagtgttgcactATCGAGGCGCGTaactgtggggcccacctgtcagcgcgtatatgaaaaaAAGAAATGATAGTTTGATTCTATACTGTATTAATAAattacattttagggtgatcatacggtcactggctcaccatacagctccgtaatttgttgatgacacgatcaattgagcaacggtccacattcagcagcgcacattaccatagggcccacccgtcagcgtgtaAATggaggacagaaatggtaataaattagtggtcggtggggattcgaagtcgtgagacctctggttggcagtcgccggcggtggggacggtgattgggcggtggcgtggggatcaccgaagAAAAAGCTAagcgcggggggcctagagggatggccggggcggcggtggggagtggtttcagggcgggcggggcggcatgGCAGCGCGGGCTAGCCGCGGGCAGCGGCGGCCGGcggtttggccagtggtggctagcgactcaggggggtggaggttgaagataaactgcaggcccttgatttcgtatccagcggctggaaaatctactgaccagagatgaaaaagtcagtcgactgacgtgtaggcttgccccgcacgtacacatgcacgcacgcaacactcgcacgaacacacgcacgcatgcaggcgtgcaaca is from Triticum aestivum cultivar Chinese Spring chromosome 3A, IWGSC CS RefSeq v2.1, whole genome shotgun sequence and encodes:
- the LOC123056927 gene encoding uncharacterized protein, which translates into the protein MEDARVDRRFGDDEHTGDNQRLERGPRLEVDFCKNRLKSRTVAAASAEKATGGLRSRVAWIDDLANISPSIGPSIHPIRRQQIPTQPFSLARTPPSPPLSRANPSATLLPCRRHLRHQILAAASPSDLAAGAPPSPPPSPPLTSPHLTGRQDGDHAREQVRRWRRLPDPQGLGPGAPSPWQRLGFLPPHRWPAAAAADAARRHGAAAGPSAGDPLYDELWHACVGPLVTVPLVRDLVFYFPQGHIEQVGSVEFSRCSHPGPPPPPVAGRRRGRHHHHHHGTPVLSRVVKHQSNTVCEILQMERLDPVSKREAKKASHKANVERRIKPAPPTSDQKEAEKRRLDERKQERYAIGLARVAKKHAAKSAKTIAEKEDKRRRKLARAARRANGAPAAPAPQPAAAAAVPAPPTLLLAHIGVLLLECM